Proteins encoded in a region of the Ziziphus jujuba cultivar Dongzao chromosome 3, ASM3175591v1 genome:
- the LOC107423367 gene encoding sm-like protein LSM2, whose translation MLFFSYFKELVGREVTVELKNDLAIRGTLHSVDQYLNIKLENTRVVDQEKYPHMMSVRNCFIRGSVVRYVQLPPEGVDVELLHDATRREARGG comes from the exons ATG TTGTTCTTCTCGTACTTCAAGGAGTTGGTCGGCAGAGAAGTGACGGTGGAGCTCAAGAACGATCTTGCAATCAGAGGAACTCTGCACTCGGTCGATCAATATCTCAACATCAAGCTTGAAAACACAAGGGTTGTCGACCAAGAAAAATACCCCCACATG ATGTCAGTGAGGAATTGTTTCATTAGAGGATCAGTTGTGAGATACGTTCAACTACCCCCAGAAGGAGTAGATGTTGAGCTGCTGCATGATGCCACCAGAAGGGAAGCTCGCGGTGGCTAA
- the LOC107423366 gene encoding uncharacterized protein LOC107423366 isoform X3 — protein MRLSFTIGHGVPKFSLFLRPTLSRHLHRPIYSSSTLPSPTSQNPQTPLFLRPPTHRATFSDLRKWQNWAKTLALSVGSSFVDMDNGPDSTLLCRELKWLIEDVTEDGSISETLHNEEPERTVRLRVGLEELYKLWKQRIEERRPFQYIVGCEHWRDLILCVQEGVLIPRPETEKIVDLVGDLFSDNQGLREGLWADLGTGSGAIAIGIGMILRNSGRVIATDLSLLALEVATFNVQRYGLQVSAGRGKKRAVFLFSDVIQLRQGSWFEPLKDVEGKLAGIVSNPPYIPSDHISGLQAEVGRHEPRLALDGGVIGMNDLLHLCKGAASMLHSGGFFVFEDSENKGMQQLHRSSKPWRPLP, from the exons ATGAGGCTAAGCTTCACAATTGGCCATGGCGTCCCAaaattctctctcttccttAGACCCACTCTTTCTCGCCATCTCCATCGACCCATTTACTCTTCTTCAACACTACCATCACCCACTTCCCAAAACCCTCAAACCCCACTCTTTCTTAGACCACCCACGCACAGAGCAACCTTCTCCGACCTCCGAAAATGGCAGAATTGGGCCAAGACTCTTGCTTTATCTGTTGGGTCTTCCTTTGTGGACATGGACAATGGTCCAGACTCCACCCTGTTGTGCAGAGAGCTCAAATGGCTCATAGAGGATGTAACTGAAGATGGGTCAATTTCTGAAACTCTTCATAACGAAGAACCAGAGAGAACTGTGCGATTGAGGGTCGGTTTGGAAGAGCTTTACAAGCTATGGAAGCAGAGGATAGAAGAGAGGAGGCCATTTCAGTATATTGTTGGGTGTGAGCATTGGAGGGACTTAATTTTGTGTGTGCAAGAAGGGGTTTTGATTCCAAGGCCTGAGACTGAAAAGATTGTTGATTTGGTGGGTGATTTATTTTCAGATAACCAAGGATTGAGAGAGGGATTGTGGGCAGATTTGGGGACTGGAAGTGGTGCAATTGCTATTGGAATTGGTATGATTCTGAGGAACAGTGGAAGAGTTATTGCCACAGATTTAAGCCTTCTAGCTCTTGAGGTGGCAACTTTTAATGTGCAGAGGTATGGTTTACAGGTTAGTGCTggaagaggaaagaaaagagctgtttttctcttttct GATGTAATTCAGTTGAGGCAAGGATCTTGGTTTGAACCTTTGAAGGATGTGGAAGGGAAACTTGCAGGTATTGTAAGTAATCCACCATATATTCCAAGTGACCATATTTCTGGGCTACAAGCTGAAGTTGGCAGACACGAACCGAGATTGGCTTTGGATGGTGGTGTTATTGGCATGAACGATCTTTTACATCTTTGTAAAGGAGCTGCTTCTATGTTGCATTCTGGTGGATTCTTTGTTTTTGAG